In a single window of the Penaeus monodon isolate SGIC_2016 chromosome 3, NSTDA_Pmon_1, whole genome shotgun sequence genome:
- the LOC119596399 gene encoding uncharacterized protein LOC119596399 produces MAFKIFALASLVVAAIALPDSQPTYGYPAPTPAYAPAKYDFNYAVNDPPSGNDFGHQEARDGDNTQGSLLRPASRRPSPKGHLHCERRLRLRG; encoded by the exons ATGGCATTCAAG ATTTTTGCACTGGCCTCCCTTGTGGTCGCCGCCATCGCCCTTCCAGACAGCCAGCCTACGTATGGCTACCCCGCTCCCACACCCGCTTATGCAcccgccaagtacgacttcaactacgccgtCAACGACCCACCATCTGGAAACGATTTCGGACATCAAGAAGCCCGTGATGGCGACAATACACAAGGATCCTTACTACGTCCTGCTTCCCGACGGCCGTCTCCAAAGGGTCACCTACACTGTGAACGGAGACTCAGGTTACGTGGCTGA